From the genome of Erythrobacter litoralis, one region includes:
- a CDS encoding MarR family transcriptional regulator: protein MDDARISAFPDRFGESSGEEGANDETDRVSERRTACRSTSTRRLRPVETGPKDHELANLKPSDLKPLADQLMAIARQLRGAEFAAVARDMAEALPGASVFPQSPANSGAINDRTQDRANGEAHDQSLDPDQRRRRHGVLARKAYAARRRRAAIFGNPDLFGEPAWDILLDLYIAHVERKDVSVSSACIGSAAPPTTGLRWLGVLADHGLVLREHDPADQRRVLVRLTPAGLDAMDRYFTLAAGAS, encoded by the coding sequence GTGGATGACGCCCGCATTTCCGCCTTTCCGGACCGTTTCGGCGAATCCTCCGGCGAAGAAGGGGCGAACGATGAAACCGATCGCGTGTCGGAACGCCGCACTGCCTGCCGTTCCACGTCCACGCGCAGGCTGCGACCGGTCGAAACCGGCCCGAAGGACCATGAGCTTGCAAATCTGAAACCCTCGGATCTCAAACCGCTCGCCGACCAGCTCATGGCCATCGCACGGCAATTGCGCGGCGCCGAATTCGCCGCCGTCGCGCGCGACATGGCAGAAGCGCTGCCGGGCGCTTCGGTTTTTCCGCAGTCTCCGGCCAATTCCGGCGCCATCAACGACCGGACGCAAGACCGGGCGAACGGCGAAGCGCACGATCAATCCCTCGATCCCGACCAGCGCCGCCGGCGCCACGGCGTGCTCGCGCGCAAGGCCTATGCCGCCCGCCGCCGCCGCGCGGCGATCTTCGGCAATCCCGACCTGTTCGGCGAACCTGCCTGGGACATCTTGCTCGACCTTTACATCGCCCATGTCGAGCGAAAGGACGTCTCGGTGTCGAGCGCGTGCATCGGCTCGGCCGCCCCGCCCACGACGGGGCTGCGCTGGCTCGGCGTGCTGGCGGATCACGGACTGGTCCTGCGCGAACATGACCCCGCCGATCAGCGCCGCGTGCTGGTGCGCCTGACGCCCGCCGGGCTGGACGCGATGGATCGCTATTTCACGCTTGCCGCCGGGGCGTCCTAG
- a CDS encoding DUF4170 domain-containing protein codes for MEETTPNQRLHLVMGGRVKDPRGHEFQDPESLHVVGVFSSYEAAVEAWRAQAQRTVDDAEMKYVVVHIHKLLTPEE; via the coding sequence ATGGAAGAGACCACCCCGAACCAGCGCCTCCACCTCGTCATGGGCGGCCGGGTCAAGGACCCGCGCGGCCACGAATTCCAGGATCCCGAAAGCCTGCACGTGGTCGGCGTGTTCAGCTCCTACGAGGCCGCGGTCGAAGCCTGGCGCGCACAGGCGCAGCGCACGGTCGACGATGCCGAGATGAAATATGTCGTGGTCCACATCCACAAGCTGCTGACCCCCGAGGAATGA
- the rodA gene encoding rod shape-determining protein RodA, whose translation MASVIPDPIARQPWGMLIPLFLLVGFGAAVLYSAAGGSMDPFASSHLVRFGVFLVMALVIAAFPRELVRFLTYPAYLVVLALLVAVEIIGQVGGGSQRWLDLGFMVLQPSELMKPVIVVTLAHFYSSLPVGLITGWRAVLLPGAMIAAPVAFVLLQPDLGTSLAIAFGGAVVMLLAGLPLRWFIGGAVAAAAAAPVAFFFGLKEYQQRRVLTMFDAEADPLGAGYHITQSKIAIGSGGLFGKGFNEGSQSHLQYLPEPHTDFVFATMAEEWGLLGGLFVIAIFGVILRWGLEVARASRDRFAQLLAGGMVATIFFYVAVNLLMVMGFAPVVGIPLPFMSHGGSSMLTNMICIGALMMVDRWNKRAPGRGLSGSLSGGLTT comes from the coding sequence ATGGCCAGTGTCATACCCGATCCGATCGCGCGCCAGCCCTGGGGGATGCTGATTCCGCTCTTCCTGCTGGTCGGCTTCGGTGCGGCGGTGCTCTATTCGGCCGCCGGAGGCTCGATGGATCCCTTCGCGAGTTCGCATCTCGTGCGCTTCGGGGTGTTTCTCGTCATGGCGCTGGTGATCGCGGCCTTCCCGCGCGAATTGGTGCGTTTCCTCACCTATCCGGCCTATCTCGTAGTGCTCGCCCTGCTCGTGGCGGTCGAGATCATCGGCCAGGTCGGCGGCGGCAGCCAGCGCTGGCTCGATCTCGGCTTCATGGTGTTGCAGCCTTCAGAACTGATGAAGCCGGTGATCGTGGTGACGCTGGCGCATTTCTATTCCTCGCTGCCGGTCGGCCTCATCACCGGCTGGCGCGCGGTGCTGCTGCCCGGAGCGATGATCGCGGCCCCGGTCGCCTTCGTCCTGCTGCAGCCCGATCTCGGCACCAGCCTTGCGATCGCATTCGGCGGGGCGGTGGTGATGCTGCTTGCAGGGCTGCCGCTGCGCTGGTTCATCGGCGGCGCCGTCGCGGCGGCCGCGGCGGCACCTGTCGCGTTCTTCTTCGGCCTCAAGGAATACCAGCAGCGCCGGGTGCTCACCATGTTCGACGCCGAAGCCGATCCGCTGGGTGCGGGCTATCACATCACCCAGTCCAAGATCGCGATCGGATCGGGCGGCCTGTTCGGCAAGGGCTTCAACGAGGGTTCGCAAAGCCACCTGCAATACCTGCCCGAACCGCACACCGATTTCGTCTTCGCCACCATGGCCGAGGAATGGGGCCTTCTCGGCGGCCTGTTCGTGATCGCGATCTTCGGGGTCATCCTGCGCTGGGGGCTCGAGGTCGCCCGCGCCTCGCGCGATCGCTTCGCCCAGCTGCTCGCAGGTGGCATGGTCGCGACGATCTTCTTCTATGTGGCGGTCAACCTGCTGATGGTGATGGGATTTGCGCCCGTCGTCGGCATCCCGCTGCCGTTCATGAGCCATGGCGGCTCGTCCATGCTCACCAACATGATCTGCATCGGCGCGCTGATGATGGTCGACCGCTGGAACAAGCGCGCGCCGGGCAGAGGATTGAGCGGGAGCCTTTCGGGCGGGCTCACGACCTGA
- the ribB gene encoding 3,4-dihydroxy-2-butanone-4-phosphate synthase, which translates to MNTSTITRVRELVESGAFTRAGLARAAGLHANTLRDCAEEGWNPTAETLAKLAAFLDDNDERPVLVGIEEIIDEARNGRMYILVDDEDRENEGDLIIPAQMATPAAVNFMATHGRGLICLALDKARVDTLGLEPMSRNNKESMQTAFTISIEAKEGVTTGISAADRARTISVAIDATKGSDDIVTPGHVFPLAARDGGTLVRAGHTEAAVDISRLAGLNPSGVICEIMNEDGTMARMDDLVKFARKHDLKIGTIRDLIAYRMRNDHLVERTGESSFESDYGGHWRMITYRDRVEGNEAYVLQKGHVVPGEPTLARVHPISVFDDVLGAPGPRKRTLQRAMEAVGEHGAGIIVILTGRVGTGAWSKDEELRNIGIGSQILADLGVHDMILLSNSRPDLVAIEGFGLTITGHRPIPE; encoded by the coding sequence ATGAACACATCCACTATCACACGCGTCCGCGAACTCGTCGAAAGCGGCGCTTTCACGCGCGCCGGCCTTGCCCGCGCTGCCGGGCTCCACGCCAACACGCTGCGCGACTGCGCCGAGGAAGGCTGGAATCCCACCGCCGAAACCCTCGCCAAGCTCGCCGCCTTCCTCGACGACAATGACGAACGCCCCGTGCTCGTCGGGATCGAGGAGATCATCGACGAGGCGCGCAATGGCCGCATGTACATACTCGTCGACGACGAGGACCGCGAAAACGAGGGCGATCTCATCATCCCCGCCCAGATGGCAACGCCTGCCGCGGTCAATTTCATGGCGACGCATGGCCGCGGCCTCATCTGCCTCGCATTGGACAAGGCCCGCGTCGATACGCTCGGGCTCGAACCGATGAGCCGGAACAACAAGGAATCGATGCAGACCGCCTTCACCATCTCGATCGAGGCGAAGGAAGGCGTCACCACCGGCATTTCGGCCGCCGACCGGGCGCGCACCATTTCGGTCGCGATCGACGCGACGAAGGGCTCCGACGACATCGTCACGCCGGGCCACGTCTTCCCGCTCGCCGCGCGCGACGGCGGCACGCTGGTGCGCGCCGGGCACACCGAGGCCGCGGTCGACATCTCCCGTCTTGCCGGGCTCAACCCCTCGGGCGTCATCTGCGAGATCATGAACGAGGACGGGACCATGGCGCGCATGGACGACCTCGTGAAATTCGCGCGCAAGCACGATCTCAAGATCGGCACGATCCGCGATCTCATCGCCTACCGGATGCGCAACGACCACCTCGTCGAGCGCACCGGCGAAAGCTCGTTCGAAAGCGATTACGGCGGCCACTGGCGCATGATCACCTATCGCGACCGGGTGGAAGGGAACGAAGCCTATGTCCTGCAGAAAGGCCATGTCGTCCCCGGCGAGCCCACCCTCGCCCGCGTCCACCCGATTTCGGTCTTCGACGACGTGCTCGGTGCGCCTGGCCCGCGCAAGCGCACGCTGCAGCGCGCGATGGAGGCGGTGGGCGAACACGGCGCGGGGATCATCGTGATCCTGACGGGCCGCGTCGGCACCGGCGCGTGGAGCAAGGACGAGGAGCTGCGCAATATCGGCATCGGTTCGCAGATCCTCGCCGATCTCGGCGTGCACGACATGATCCTGCTGTCCAATTCGCGCCCCGACCTCGTTGCGATCGAGGGATTCGGGCTCACCATCACCGGCCACCGGCCGATCCCGGAGTAA
- the greA gene encoding transcription elongation factor GreA yields the protein MATMEKVPMLVEGYERLTADLKALREERPKIVDAIEEARAHGDLSENAEYHAAKERQGQVEAQIAEIEDKVTRAQIIDPKSLSGDKIIFGATVTLLDEDDKPVKYQIVGQTEADAAKGRISYSSPMARALIGKQVGDEIEVTVPSGDKFYLVEKIEFI from the coding sequence ATGGCAACAATGGAAAAGGTCCCGATGCTGGTTGAGGGCTATGAGCGGCTGACCGCCGATCTCAAGGCCCTGCGCGAGGAACGCCCCAAGATCGTCGACGCGATCGAGGAAGCGCGCGCGCATGGCGACCTGTCGGAAAATGCCGAATATCACGCCGCGAAAGAACGGCAGGGCCAGGTCGAGGCGCAGATCGCCGAGATCGAGGACAAGGTAACCCGCGCCCAGATCATCGATCCCAAGTCGCTTTCGGGCGACAAGATCATCTTCGGCGCGACCGTCACCCTTCTCGACGAAGACGACAAGCCGGTGAAGTACCAGATCGTCGGCCAGACCGAAGCGGACGCGGCGAAGGGGCGGATTTCCTACAGCTCGCCCATGGCCCGCGCCCTGATCGGCAAGCAGGTCGGCGACGAAATCGAGGTGACGGTGCCATCGGGCGACAAGTTCTACCTCGTCGAGAAGATCGAGTTCATCTGA
- a CDS encoding GNAT family N-acetyltransferase — protein MPGENAPAIRPFRPDDAEALGALTLAAIRETGARAYDGDQVEAWAARHTDPRRFRESAAKGDTILVCTDEADMPTAYVLMERHGHVDMLYCHPDHGGKGLAAALLARIEADARRRGIARLFAEASEIARPVFARAGFKQIHRRDFALEHAGAAVPIHNYAMAKTIGEKRED, from the coding sequence GTGCCGGGTGAAAATGCGCCCGCGATCCGCCCGTTCCGCCCCGACGATGCCGAAGCGCTCGGCGCGCTGACCCTCGCCGCGATCCGCGAGACGGGGGCGCGGGCCTATGACGGCGATCAGGTCGAAGCCTGGGCCGCGCGCCATACCGATCCGCGCCGCTTTCGCGAGAGCGCGGCGAAGGGCGACACGATCCTCGTCTGTACGGACGAGGCCGACATGCCGACAGCCTATGTCCTGATGGAGAGGCACGGCCATGTCGACATGCTCTATTGCCACCCGGACCATGGCGGAAAGGGTCTTGCCGCGGCGCTGCTCGCGCGGATCGAGGCGGATGCGCGCAGGCGCGGCATCGCGCGCCTCTTCGCCGAAGCGAGCGAGATCGCGCGGCCCGTTTTCGCGCGGGCCGGGTTCAAGCAGATTCACCGCCGCGACTTCGCGCTGGAACACGCGGGCGCGGCGGTGCCGATCCACAATTACGCCATGGCAAAGACTATCGGGGAAAAGCGCGAGGATTGA
- a CDS encoding helix-turn-helix transcriptional regulator: MHRHFARIDRIEDIAEAIEYGCDVARAEGVVRHSYHVTPLFEEPTSPSTVVYARGFSDEWLALYERDDFRRDDPIPGRVLEHGSMLTWQEAMQAGPNTPGNEAYFKAMREHGLIHGFGVPLFGMHGRDGYAAFDFDRPLADVPDRTLGLVRAIAQASHQRVCVLIESAPTRISLSERERQVLEWLTEGKSLSVTAEIMGLSPDTVKTYARRIYAKLDASDRVGAVVKALRLGLVRV, from the coding sequence ATGCACCGTCATTTTGCAAGGATCGACCGGATCGAAGACATCGCCGAGGCGATCGAATATGGCTGCGATGTCGCGAGGGCAGAAGGCGTGGTGCGCCACAGCTATCATGTCACGCCGCTGTTCGAAGAGCCGACCTCGCCGTCCACCGTCGTCTACGCGCGCGGCTTTTCGGACGAATGGCTCGCCCTTTACGAACGGGACGATTTCCGCCGGGACGACCCGATCCCGGGAAGAGTGCTTGAACACGGTTCGATGCTGACCTGGCAGGAGGCGATGCAGGCGGGGCCGAACACGCCGGGGAACGAAGCCTATTTCAAGGCCATGCGCGAACACGGGCTGATCCATGGCTTTGGCGTCCCGCTGTTCGGCATGCACGGGCGCGACGGCTATGCCGCGTTCGATTTCGACCGCCCCCTGGCGGATGTGCCTGACAGGACGCTGGGTCTCGTGCGCGCCATCGCGCAGGCCTCCCATCAGCGCGTATGCGTCCTCATAGAAAGCGCGCCGACCCGGATCAGCCTGTCCGAACGCGAGCGCCAAGTGCTCGAATGGCTGACTGAGGGAAAGTCGCTTTCGGTCACTGCAGAGATCATGGGCCTGTCGCCCGACACGGTGAAGACCTACGCCCGGCGCATCTACGCAAAGCTCGATGCGTCGGACCGGGTCGGGGCGGTGGTGAAGGCGTTGAGGCTGGGGCTGGTGCGGGTCTGA
- the ribH gene encoding 6,7-dimethyl-8-ribityllumazine synthase — translation MARILIVEARFYEHLNDQLIEGARAVIEAAGHETEVLTVPGALEVPGAIALTAESGDYDGFVAIGVVIRGETYHFEIVAGESARAIMALTMDGIAIGNGILTVENEAQAQVRADPAQKDKGGEAARAALAMMALAERFAR, via the coding sequence ATGGCACGCATTCTCATCGTCGAGGCGCGTTTTTACGAACACCTCAATGACCAGCTGATCGAAGGCGCGCGCGCCGTGATCGAGGCTGCGGGCCACGAGACGGAGGTGCTGACCGTACCCGGCGCGCTCGAGGTTCCGGGGGCGATCGCCCTTACCGCGGAAAGCGGCGATTACGACGGCTTCGTCGCGATCGGCGTCGTGATCCGGGGCGAAACCTATCATTTCGAGATCGTCGCGGGCGAAAGCGCGCGCGCGATCATGGCTCTGACAATGGACGGCATCGCGATCGGCAACGGCATCCTGACGGTCGAGAACGAGGCCCAGGCGCAGGTGCGCGCGGACCCGGCACAGAAGGACAAGGGCGGCGAAGCGGCCCGCGCGGCGCTCGCGATGATGGCGCTCGCCGAACGTTTCGCACGCTGA
- a CDS encoding phage holin family protein: MSEARTAPGQDPGTLARDPRAADEALPPDSPNGIEDPFDPSGAPIDMPADPTTVGPPEEGLSESLTEELAALIDDGRTYVSAELNFQKTRASLAGKNAGIALGLAIVAVVVLHVAVLALAVGLVMALAPLVTIWGAIAIVVGGLLAVTGLLGWKAAKHGQRIGAIFANDDPPAAAGEE; this comes from the coding sequence GTGAGCGAAGCCAGGACGGCCCCGGGGCAGGATCCCGGCACGCTTGCGAGGGATCCGCGAGCCGCCGATGAAGCCTTGCCCCCCGACAGCCCGAACGGGATCGAGGACCCCTTCGATCCCTCCGGGGCGCCGATCGACATGCCCGCCGATCCGACCACGGTCGGCCCGCCGGAAGAAGGGCTGAGCGAATCCCTCACCGAGGAACTCGCCGCGCTGATCGATGACGGGCGCACCTATGTCAGTGCCGAGCTCAATTTCCAGAAGACCCGCGCGAGCCTTGCCGGCAAGAATGCAGGGATCGCGCTCGGCCTCGCCATCGTCGCGGTCGTCGTGCTGCATGTCGCGGTCCTCGCGCTTGCGGTCGGCCTCGTCATGGCGCTCGCCCCGCTGGTGACGATATGGGGCGCCATTGCGATCGTCGTGGGCGGCCTGCTCGCGGTCACCGGCCTGCTCGGCTGGAAGGCGGCGAAGCACGGCCAGCGGATCGGGGCGATCTTCGCCAACGACGATCCGCCCGCCGCTGCAGGGGAGGAATGA
- the mrdA gene encoding penicillin-binding protein 2, whose amino-acid sequence MKRWFRKSGLRRAGPKITASGLRNTFDRRAMVIGAVQGGIGALLAVRMGYLAIAENEKYRLESESNRVNLSLIPPRRGWILDRNGAPLASNRADFRVDVIPERLSEPEATIEQIGTLLALEPDRIADIKQKVVQSKGYQPIEVASGLNYEQFAALSVRLPDLQGIVPQRGFSRFYPTGPSVGHLIGYVGPANAEEYDEEDRNPLLITPGYKIGKDGLEKQFEQELRGVPGARRVEVTAGGRIVRDLETREDVQGDPVKLTIDGPLQDYAARRIGLESGSVVVMDCKTGDLLCMASMPSFDPNSFSDGIGSVEYAMLREDERVPLRNKVLQGLYPPGSTVKPMHCMAFLKAGIDPKETISCGGGRRIGNRFFNCWSNHGTVDMAKAIYQSCDSYFYHYAQAVGFDKVAAMASQFGLGKEFPLPVTSQFYGTVPTPDWKFNKFGREWQDFDTVNASIGQGYYLTSPLQLAVMATRLATGRHVMPRLVMNTPTRGIDQVDLADDQVAFVRQAMSDVVNGPGTAGRGRLPLEDVLMAGKTGTAQVVSLSVSDGKSGPWKYRDHGLFVFFAPFENPRYAGAVVIEHGGGSGAAYPIARDVMTFMFDPEKGMDALTKLEEQWGGTAQQRLEKRYAAYAAERGATVVPPPRRDEDIFDQVEAEARLAAARTQAIADDAIAPRPDPTASGSPPPDSAVPARDGGE is encoded by the coding sequence ATGAAGCGCTGGTTCAGAAAAAGCGGGCTGAGGCGCGCCGGGCCGAAGATAACCGCGTCCGGCCTGCGCAACACGTTCGACAGGCGCGCAATGGTCATCGGCGCGGTGCAGGGCGGGATCGGCGCCCTGCTCGCGGTGCGCATGGGCTATCTCGCGATCGCGGAGAACGAGAAGTACCGGCTCGAATCCGAAAGCAACCGGGTGAACCTGTCGCTAATCCCGCCGCGGCGGGGCTGGATCCTCGATCGCAACGGCGCGCCGCTCGCCTCGAACCGCGCCGATTTCCGCGTCGACGTGATCCCCGAACGACTGTCCGAGCCCGAGGCGACGATCGAACAGATCGGAACGCTGCTGGCGCTGGAGCCCGACCGGATCGCCGATATCAAGCAGAAGGTGGTCCAGTCGAAAGGCTATCAGCCGATCGAAGTCGCGAGCGGGCTCAATTACGAACAATTCGCCGCTTTGAGCGTACGCCTGCCCGATCTCCAGGGGATCGTCCCGCAGCGCGGGTTTTCGCGCTTCTACCCGACGGGGCCCTCGGTCGGGCACCTGATCGGCTATGTCGGCCCCGCCAATGCCGAGGAATATGACGAGGAGGACCGCAACCCGCTCCTCATCACGCCGGGCTACAAGATCGGCAAGGACGGGCTCGAAAAGCAGTTCGAGCAGGAATTGCGCGGCGTACCGGGTGCGCGGCGCGTCGAGGTGACGGCGGGCGGGCGCATCGTGCGCGACCTCGAAACGCGCGAGGACGTGCAAGGCGATCCGGTCAAGCTCACCATCGACGGGCCGCTGCAGGATTATGCCGCGCGCCGCATTGGTCTCGAAAGCGGATCGGTCGTCGTCATGGACTGCAAGACCGGCGACCTACTCTGCATGGCTTCCATGCCGAGCTTCGACCCAAACAGCTTTTCGGACGGCATCGGATCGGTCGAATACGCCATGCTGCGCGAGGACGAGCGCGTGCCCCTGCGCAACAAGGTGCTGCAAGGGCTCTACCCACCCGGTTCTACGGTCAAGCCGATGCATTGCATGGCCTTCCTGAAAGCCGGGATCGACCCCAAGGAGACGATTTCCTGCGGCGGCGGGCGGCGGATCGGCAACCGTTTCTTCAATTGCTGGAGCAATCACGGCACCGTCGACATGGCCAAGGCGATCTATCAGTCATGCGACAGCTATTTCTATCACTACGCGCAGGCCGTCGGCTTCGACAAGGTCGCCGCGATGGCGAGCCAGTTCGGGCTGGGCAAGGAATTCCCGCTGCCGGTCACCAGCCAGTTCTACGGCACGGTCCCGACGCCCGACTGGAAGTTCAACAAGTTCGGCCGCGAATGGCAGGATTTCGACACGGTCAACGCCTCGATCGGGCAGGGCTATTACCTCACCAGCCCGCTCCAGCTCGCGGTGATGGCGACCCGGCTCGCGACCGGGCGGCATGTCATGCCGCGGCTGGTGATGAACACGCCGACGCGCGGCATCGATCAGGTGGACCTCGCCGATGACCAGGTCGCCTTCGTGCGCCAGGCGATGAGCGATGTCGTGAACGGCCCCGGAACGGCGGGACGCGGGCGGCTTCCGCTGGAGGACGTCCTGATGGCGGGCAAGACCGGCACCGCGCAGGTCGTCTCGCTTTCGGTTTCCGACGGCAAGTCCGGCCCCTGGAAATACCGCGACCACGGCCTGTTCGTCTTCTTCGCCCCGTTCGAGAACCCGCGCTATGCCGGCGCGGTCGTCATCGAACATGGCGGCGGCTCGGGCGCGGCCTATCCGATCGCGCGCGACGTGATGACGTTCATGTTCGATCCGGAAAAGGGCATGGACGCGCTCACCAAGCTAGAGGAGCAATGGGGCGGCACCGCCCAGCAGCGGCTGGAAAAACGCTATGCCGCCTATGCCGCCGAGCGCGGGGCAACCGTGGTTCCCCCGCCGCGCCGGGACGAGGATATCTTCGACCAGGTGGAGGCCGAGGCGAGGCTCGCCGCCGCGCGCACGCAGGCGATCGCCGACGACGCGATCGCGCCGCGCCCCGATCCCACCGCCTCCGGCAGTCCGCCACCCGACAGCGCGGTTCCGGCGCGGGACGGAGGCGAATAA
- the eno gene encoding phosphopyruvate hydratase translates to MTAIIDLHGREILDSRGNPTVEVDVLLEDGSFGRAAVPSGASTGAHEAVELRDGDKDRYKGKGVIGAVNAVNTEIRELLVGSFDAEDQRDVDMALIALDDTPNKARLGANAILGTSLAVAKAAANARGLPLYSYIGGVSAHVLPVPMMNIINGGEHADNPIDIQEFMVMPVGADSIAEAVRWGSEIFHTLKKGLSDKGLATSVGDEGGFAPDLASTRDALDFIMGSIEQAGFTPGEDVVLALDCAATEFFKGGKYEISGEGLSLSGEEMAQYLAKLCADYPIRSIEDGMSEDDFEGWKALTDLIGDRVQLVGDDLFVTNPARLADGIERGLANSLLVKVNQIGTLSETLEAVDMATRARYTSVMSHRSGETEDATIADLAVATNCGQIKTGSLARSDRLAKYNQLIRIEEELGTSAVYAGPGCFGALKR, encoded by the coding sequence ATGACTGCGATCATCGATCTTCACGGGCGCGAAATCCTCGACAGCCGGGGCAATCCCACCGTCGAGGTCGATGTGCTGCTCGAAGACGGCAGTTTCGGCCGCGCGGCGGTGCCTTCGGGCGCATCGACGGGCGCGCACGAGGCGGTCGAACTGCGCGACGGCGACAAGGATCGCTACAAGGGCAAGGGCGTGATCGGCGCGGTGAACGCGGTCAACACCGAGATCCGCGAGCTTCTGGTGGGCAGCTTCGATGCCGAGGACCAGCGCGATGTCGACATGGCGCTGATCGCGTTGGATGACACCCCCAACAAGGCCCGGCTCGGCGCGAACGCGATCCTCGGCACCAGCCTTGCCGTCGCCAAGGCGGCGGCCAATGCGCGCGGCCTTCCGCTGTATTCCTATATCGGTGGGGTTTCGGCCCACGTCCTGCCAGTCCCGATGATGAACATCATCAATGGCGGCGAACATGCCGACAACCCGATAGACATCCAGGAATTCATGGTCATGCCGGTCGGCGCCGACAGCATCGCCGAGGCCGTGCGCTGGGGTTCGGAGATATTCCACACCCTGAAGAAGGGCCTATCGGACAAGGGGCTTGCGACCTCCGTCGGCGACGAGGGCGGCTTTGCCCCCGACCTTGCCAGCACGCGCGACGCGCTCGATTTCATCATGGGGTCCATCGAACAGGCCGGGTTCACCCCGGGCGAGGACGTGGTGCTGGCATTGGACTGCGCGGCGACCGAATTCTTCAAGGGCGGCAAATACGAGATTTCTGGCGAGGGGCTCAGCCTGTCGGGCGAGGAAATGGCCCAATATCTCGCAAAACTGTGCGCCGATTACCCCATCCGTTCGATCGAGGACGGCATGAGCGAGGACGATTTCGAAGGCTGGAAGGCGCTGACCGATCTCATCGGTGATCGCGTCCAGCTGGTCGGCGACGACCTGTTCGTGACCAACCCTGCGCGCCTTGCCGACGGGATCGAGCGCGGCCTTGCGAATTCGCTGCTGGTCAAGGTCAACCAGATCGGCACGCTCAGCGAAACGCTCGAAGCGGTCGATATGGCGACGCGCGCGCGTTACACCAGCGTGATGAGCCATCGTTCGGGCGAGACCGAGGACGCGACCATCGCCGACCTCGCGGTCGCGACCAATTGCGGGCAGATCAAGACCGGCAGCCTGGCGCGGTCTGACCGGCTTGCGAAATACAACCAGCTGATCCGGATCGAGGAAGAGCTCGGCACCAGTGCGGTCTATGCCGGGCCGGGCTGTTTCGGAGCGCTCAAGCGTTAG